From Streptomyces sp. NBC_00775, one genomic window encodes:
- a CDS encoding acyl-CoA dehydrogenase: MGIGTTPEQRELAEAVRGWTTRAVPPEEVRKLLDAPGGGRPAYWDALAAQGLLAVHLPEAYGGGGGDLVDLAVVVEEAARAALPGPYLASVLASVVLAGADDLVRALGCGERIGAVAFGPGSLAAVATDGGYVLDGTAPPVLSGADADVLVLAASSGGDTVWLAVDAADLVVRPHESADPTRATAEVRADDVRVPADRVLAVDPALVRDLAAVLLAADACGTAAWALHTAAEYAKVREQFGRPIGHFQGVKHLCADMLVRLEQARALTWDAARAAQEASGASGAKELAAVRESVAVRELVASLAAGTALDAAYSCAKDCVQILGGIGFTWEHDAHLYLRRAIVARQLFGAGDTHLRRAARLARGGVRRELRLELPEEASAYRAEAREVIEGARGLDPAAVRRLLAPTGYAAPHLPPPYGLGAGPVQQLAVQQELAAAEVRISELGIATWVVPSLVAYGTDRQREHHLLPTLRGDLLWCQLFSEPGAGSDLASLRTRAERTDDGRWRVNGQKVWTSAAQWADYGILLARTNPAAPKHKGLTYFVVDMKNTDGIDIRPLKEITGDSLFNEVYFDDVLLPADAVVGEIDDGWRVARNTLGNERVHMADQLTFDTGLEALIARADEIEGARLGALLAEAHALACIGLRTTLRQVSGAEPGAGASVRKLVQTAHQQKVAELGLELLGPAGALQEGAGERAVHGFLLSRCLTIAGGTTQVQLNVVAERILGLPRD; encoded by the coding sequence ATGGGCATCGGGACCACACCGGAGCAGCGGGAACTGGCCGAGGCCGTACGCGGCTGGACCACCCGCGCCGTGCCACCCGAGGAGGTCCGCAAACTGCTCGACGCACCGGGCGGCGGCAGACCCGCCTACTGGGACGCACTCGCCGCGCAGGGCCTGCTCGCCGTGCACCTTCCGGAGGCGTACGGCGGTGGCGGCGGCGACCTCGTCGACCTCGCCGTCGTCGTGGAGGAGGCCGCGCGGGCCGCGCTGCCGGGGCCGTATCTGGCGAGCGTGCTGGCGTCGGTGGTCCTGGCCGGGGCGGACGATCTCGTACGGGCCCTGGGGTGCGGGGAGCGTATCGGTGCCGTGGCGTTCGGTCCGGGCTCCCTGGCCGCCGTCGCGACGGACGGCGGATACGTGCTCGACGGGACGGCGCCGCCCGTGCTGTCGGGCGCCGACGCGGACGTGCTCGTGCTCGCCGCCTCGTCCGGCGGCGACACCGTATGGCTCGCCGTCGACGCCGCCGATCTCGTCGTACGCCCCCACGAGAGCGCCGATCCGACGCGGGCGACCGCCGAGGTCCGGGCGGACGACGTGCGGGTCCCCGCCGACCGCGTCCTCGCCGTCGACCCGGCCCTGGTCCGCGACCTCGCCGCCGTCCTCCTCGCCGCGGACGCCTGCGGCACCGCCGCGTGGGCGCTGCACACCGCCGCAGAGTACGCCAAGGTCCGCGAACAGTTCGGCCGGCCCATCGGCCACTTCCAGGGCGTGAAGCACCTGTGCGCCGACATGCTCGTACGGCTCGAACAGGCGCGGGCGCTGACGTGGGACGCGGCACGGGCGGCTCAAGAGGCCTCCGGTGCCTCCGGTGCGAAGGAGTTGGCGGCCGTACGGGAATCGGTGGCCGTACGGGAGTTGGTGGCGTCCCTCGCCGCCGGTACCGCTCTCGACGCCGCGTACTCCTGCGCCAAGGACTGCGTCCAGATCCTCGGCGGCATCGGGTTCACCTGGGAGCACGACGCCCATCTGTATCTGCGCCGGGCGATCGTGGCACGGCAGCTGTTCGGGGCCGGGGACACACACCTGCGGCGGGCCGCCCGGCTCGCGCGAGGCGGCGTACGGCGGGAGCTGCGCCTGGAGCTGCCGGAGGAGGCGTCCGCGTACCGGGCGGAGGCCCGCGAGGTCATCGAGGGTGCGCGTGGGCTCGATCCGGCGGCCGTACGGCGGCTGCTGGCGCCCACGGGGTACGCCGCCCCGCATCTGCCCCCGCCGTACGGACTCGGCGCCGGGCCCGTCCAACAGCTCGCCGTACAGCAGGAGTTGGCGGCGGCGGAGGTACGGATCAGTGAGCTGGGGATCGCCACCTGGGTCGTGCCGTCCCTCGTCGCCTACGGCACCGACCGGCAGCGGGAGCACCATCTGCTGCCCACCCTGCGCGGGGACCTCCTGTGGTGCCAGCTCTTCTCGGAGCCGGGCGCCGGGTCCGACCTCGCCTCCCTGCGCACCCGGGCCGAGCGGACCGACGACGGGCGCTGGCGGGTCAACGGGCAGAAGGTGTGGACGAGCGCGGCACAGTGGGCCGACTACGGGATCCTCCTCGCGCGCACGAATCCGGCGGCGCCCAAGCACAAGGGGCTCACCTATTTCGTCGTCGACATGAAGAACACGGACGGCATCGACATCCGTCCCCTGAAGGAGATCACCGGCGACTCCCTCTTCAACGAGGTCTACTTCGACGACGTGTTGCTGCCCGCCGACGCGGTCGTCGGCGAGATCGACGACGGCTGGCGCGTCGCCCGCAACACGCTCGGCAACGAACGCGTGCACATGGCCGACCAGTTGACCTTCGACACCGGTCTGGAGGCACTGATCGCGCGGGCCGACGAGATCGAGGGAGCGCGTCTGGGGGCGCTCCTCGCCGAGGCGCACGCGCTGGCCTGCATCGGGCTGCGTACGACCCTGCGGCAGGTGTCCGGCGCCGAACCGGGCGCGGGCGCCTCCGTGCGGAAGCTGGTGCAGACCGCGCACCAGCAGAAGGTCGCCGAGCTCGGCCTCGAACTTCTGGGCCCCGCAGGCGCGTTGCAGGAGGGCGCCGGCGAGCGCGCCGTGCACGGCTTCCTGCTCTCCCGCTGCCTGACCATCGCGGGCGGCACCACCCAGGTCCAGCTCAATGTCGTCGCCGAGCGCATCCTCGGCCTGCCGCGAGACTAG
- a CDS encoding lipid-transfer protein produces MKAYVVGVGMTKFEKPETREWQYWDMVKEAGTNALADSGISYDLVEQVPVGYCFQASTAGQRAAYELGLTGVPVYNVNNNCATGASALMLARQFVEGGISDCVLALGFEKMKRGALGGGADGGDFQTSPVARHYGIMAARHGFEMSPPTAQIFGDAAREHMEKYGTTEAQLAAVGAKNHRHSANNPYAQFQDVYSVDEILAARTVHRPLTKLQCSPTSDGAAAAVVVSERFVERHELGERAVEIVAQAMTTDTEESFASGSCVDVVGQPMSREAARQVYERSGLGIEDVDVVELHDCFSVNELLTYEALGMCGEGESGKLVESGATTYGGRWVVNPSGGLISKGHPLGATGIAQVAELVWQLRGEAGPRQVADARVGLAHNIGLGGAAVVTLLARAGA; encoded by the coding sequence ATGAAGGCGTACGTCGTCGGGGTCGGGATGACCAAGTTCGAGAAGCCCGAGACCCGGGAGTGGCAGTACTGGGACATGGTGAAGGAAGCGGGGACCAACGCCCTTGCCGACAGCGGGATTTCGTACGACCTCGTCGAGCAGGTCCCCGTCGGCTACTGCTTCCAGGCCTCCACCGCGGGCCAGCGCGCCGCCTACGAACTGGGCCTGACCGGCGTGCCCGTCTACAACGTCAACAACAACTGCGCGACCGGGGCGAGCGCGCTGATGCTGGCCCGACAGTTCGTCGAGGGCGGGATCTCGGACTGCGTACTCGCGCTGGGGTTCGAGAAGATGAAGCGGGGCGCGCTCGGGGGAGGCGCCGACGGAGGAGACTTCCAGACCTCACCCGTCGCGCGGCACTACGGGATCATGGCCGCCCGGCACGGCTTCGAGATGTCCCCGCCCACCGCGCAGATCTTCGGTGACGCGGCGCGCGAACACATGGAGAAGTACGGGACCACGGAAGCCCAGCTGGCAGCCGTCGGCGCCAAGAACCACCGGCACTCGGCGAACAACCCGTACGCCCAGTTCCAGGACGTGTACTCCGTCGACGAGATCCTCGCCGCCCGGACCGTCCACCGGCCGCTGACCAAGCTCCAGTGCTCACCGACCTCGGACGGGGCGGCGGCCGCTGTCGTGGTGTCCGAACGGTTCGTCGAGCGGCACGAGTTGGGGGAGCGAGCGGTCGAGATCGTCGCGCAGGCGATGACCACCGACACCGAGGAGTCCTTCGCGTCCGGCTCGTGCGTCGACGTCGTCGGACAGCCGATGTCGCGGGAGGCCGCGCGCCAGGTGTACGAGCGGTCCGGACTCGGCATCGAGGACGTGGACGTCGTAGAACTGCACGACTGCTTCTCCGTCAACGAGCTGCTGACGTACGAGGCGCTCGGCATGTGCGGGGAGGGGGAGTCCGGCAAGCTCGTCGAGTCGGGTGCCACGACGTACGGCGGACGGTGGGTGGTGAACCCGTCGGGCGGGCTGATCTCCAAGGGGCATCCGCTCGGGGCGACCGGTATCGCCCAAGTGGCCGAGCTGGTATGGCAGTTGAGGGGAGAGGCGGGGCCACGGCAGGTGGCGGACGCGCGGGTCGGGCTCGCGCACAACATCGGGCTGGGCGGGGCGGCGGTGGTGACGCTGCTGGCCCGGGCGGGGGCCTGA
- a CDS encoding DHA2 family efflux MFS transporter permease subunit, which translates to MTRMLRAAEDTRRFISGRNAPPLWAVVALACAGQFLVVLDVSVVNVALPSMRTDLGLSEAGLQWVVNAYSIAFAGFMLLGGRAGDLYGRKRMFLVGLALFTLASLGGGVAQEGWELLVARAVQGLGAAVLAPSTLTIVTSAVPEGAARARAIATWTAVGAGGGAAGGLVGGLLVDGLSWRWVLLINVPVGAVVLTAAARWLVESRAGDGRRLDLPGALLVTAGLAALAYGIVQTEAEGWAASETLVPLCAGLALIALFLVVESRTKAPLMPLKLLRLRSVSSANAANFVCGSAMFCMWLFMSLYAQNVLGYSPLAAGLAVVPSSLAVVLGSKAAPRFMPVIGARNVAVLGTLVAAVGFGWQSTMTADGSYVTAIMLPGILMMAGAGLSATPLAALATSGAAPGDAGLVSGLVNTSRVMGGSLGLAIMSTIAAARTAGSSSAEALTAGYALAFRTGGFVLLGGTVLMLVWLPRKISGLSRG; encoded by the coding sequence ATGACACGCATGCTCCGAGCCGCTGAAGACACCCGAAGATTCATATCCGGACGTAACGCCCCGCCCCTGTGGGCGGTGGTCGCGCTCGCGTGCGCCGGACAGTTCCTCGTCGTGCTGGACGTGTCCGTCGTCAATGTGGCGCTGCCGTCCATGCGGACCGACCTAGGGCTGAGCGAGGCGGGGCTGCAATGGGTGGTGAACGCGTACTCGATCGCCTTCGCCGGGTTCATGCTGCTCGGCGGGCGCGCCGGTGACCTGTACGGGCGCAAGCGGATGTTCCTAGTGGGGCTCGCGCTGTTCACGCTGGCCTCGCTCGGCGGCGGGGTCGCCCAGGAGGGCTGGGAACTGCTCGTCGCGCGGGCCGTACAGGGGCTGGGGGCCGCCGTGCTCGCGCCCTCGACGCTGACGATCGTGACGTCGGCCGTCCCGGAGGGCGCCGCACGCGCGCGGGCCATCGCGACGTGGACCGCCGTCGGCGCCGGGGGCGGCGCGGCGGGCGGGCTGGTCGGCGGGCTGCTCGTCGACGGCCTGTCGTGGCGATGGGTGCTGCTCATCAACGTGCCGGTCGGCGCGGTGGTGCTGACGGCTGCCGCGCGGTGGCTCGTGGAGAGCAGGGCCGGGGACGGGCGACGGCTCGACCTGCCGGGCGCGCTGCTGGTGACGGCGGGGCTCGCGGCACTGGCGTACGGGATCGTGCAGACGGAGGCCGAAGGGTGGGCGGCGTCGGAGACGCTGGTGCCGCTGTGTGCCGGGCTCGCGCTCATCGCCTTGTTCCTCGTCGTCGAGTCGCGGACGAAGGCGCCCCTGATGCCGTTGAAGCTGCTGCGGCTGCGGTCGGTGTCGTCGGCGAACGCGGCCAATTTCGTGTGCGGCTCCGCGATGTTCTGCATGTGGCTCTTCATGTCGCTATACGCGCAGAACGTGCTCGGCTACTCGCCGTTGGCAGCCGGGCTCGCCGTGGTGCCGAGCTCGCTGGCAGTGGTCCTCGGCTCGAAGGCGGCGCCCCGCTTCATGCCGGTGATCGGGGCACGCAACGTGGCGGTGCTCGGCACGCTGGTGGCCGCCGTCGGCTTCGGCTGGCAGTCCACGATGACCGCGGACGGCTCGTACGTCACCGCGATCATGCTCCCAGGGATCCTGATGATGGCGGGCGCGGGCCTGTCCGCGACACCGCTGGCCGCGCTCGCCACCTCGGGCGCGGCTCCGGGGGACGCCGGGCTGGTGTCGGGGCTGGTCAACACCTCGCGGGTGATGGGCGGTTCGCTCGGGCTCGCCATCATGTCCACGATCGCGGCGGCCCGTACGGCGGGCAGCTCGTCGGCGGAGGCGCTGACCGCGGGGTACGCGCTGGCCTTCCGTACGGGAGGCTTCGTCCTGCTCGGCGGGACGGTGTTGATGCTGGTGTGGCTGCCGCGAAAGATTTCTGGACTTTCCCGGGGCTGA
- a CDS encoding SigE family RNA polymerase sigma factor, translated as MGDRKQARDEEFQSFVIGRWPRLMRTAFLLAGEQHAAEDLVQSTLEQVYVAWRRVGAADDPEAYVRRVMINGHARKHRRKLKEFLAPKDDSGLTHELPDSGDRIAQADDRSALLKALAQLPARQREAVVLRYWEDLSESQVAEAMGCSVGAVKSNAAKGIAKLRAIPGLAEMVTHGGRK; from the coding sequence ATGGGGGATCGGAAGCAGGCTCGGGACGAGGAGTTCCAGAGCTTTGTCATCGGCCGCTGGCCGCGGTTGATGCGTACGGCATTTCTCCTCGCGGGGGAGCAGCACGCCGCGGAGGACCTGGTCCAGTCGACGCTGGAGCAGGTGTACGTGGCCTGGCGCAGGGTCGGTGCCGCCGACGACCCGGAGGCGTATGTACGGCGGGTGATGATCAACGGGCATGCCCGCAAGCACCGCAGAAAACTCAAGGAGTTCCTCGCACCGAAGGACGACTCGGGCCTCACCCACGAGCTGCCCGACAGCGGTGACCGGATCGCCCAGGCCGACGACCGCAGCGCGCTGCTGAAGGCGCTCGCCCAACTGCCCGCGCGGCAGCGCGAAGCGGTGGTCCTTCGCTACTGGGAGGACCTGAGCGAGAGCCAGGTGGCGGAGGCGATGGGCTGCTCGGTGGGCGCGGTGAAGAGCAACGCGGCCAAGGGGATCGCGAAGCTCCGCGCCATACCTGGCCTGGCCGAGATGGTGACGCACGGAGGGCGGAAGTGA
- a CDS encoding response regulator transcription factor: protein MPRDHRPAKSIRVLLAEDQGMMRGALALLLGMEADIEVVAQVSAGDAIVDAALTHRPDVALLDIELPGMSGLDAAAELRNEAPDCRVLILTTFGRPGYLRRAMEAGAAGFLVKDGPVEELAEAIRRVLTGETVIDPALAAAALSAGPNPLTGRECDVLKASVDGATVADIATKLHLSESTVRNYLSSAIGKTGTRNRMEAMREARQQGWL from the coding sequence ATGCCCCGGGATCACCGGCCCGCCAAGTCCATTCGTGTCCTGCTCGCCGAGGACCAGGGAATGATGCGGGGCGCGCTCGCTCTGCTGCTCGGGATGGAGGCGGACATCGAGGTGGTCGCGCAGGTGTCCGCGGGAGACGCGATCGTGGACGCGGCACTGACGCATCGGCCTGATGTGGCCCTCCTGGACATCGAGTTGCCCGGTATGAGCGGGCTGGACGCGGCGGCCGAACTGCGGAACGAGGCGCCCGACTGCCGGGTGCTGATCCTCACCACCTTCGGGCGGCCCGGGTATCTGCGCCGGGCCATGGAGGCGGGCGCCGCGGGGTTCCTGGTCAAGGACGGGCCCGTGGAGGAGTTGGCCGAGGCGATCCGGCGGGTGCTGACCGGGGAGACCGTCATCGATCCGGCGCTCGCCGCGGCCGCGTTGAGCGCTGGGCCCAATCCGCTCACCGGTCGCGAGTGCGATGTGCTCAAGGCTTCCGTGGACGGTGCCACCGTCGCCGACATCGCGACGAAGCTTCACCTCTCCGAGTCGACGGTCCGCAACTACCTCTCTTCGGCGATCGGCAAGACAGGGACCCGCAACCGTATGGAGGCGATGCGGGAGGCACGTCAGCAGGGGTGGTTGTAG
- a CDS encoding alpha-L-arabinofuranosidase B: protein MFLKLWRSRSQRLRRTALSVLSGFATLALAVGLSIGLGAPQAAAAGSLPCDLYATAGTPCVAAHSLVRALYSSYNGSLYQVQRASDSATLDIGLLAAGGYANAAAQDSFCTGTTCIITKIYDQSSRHNDLTVEGAGGAGAADVGAPADALPVTAGGHQVYGLEISAGMGYRDNSTSGVAVNGQAEGMYMVTSGTHVNGSCCFDYGNAETNNQDTGNGHMDAINFGTECWFSPCYGGGPWVQADLENGLFQSDSGYSKNSSNTGTGAMPFVTALLKNNGQDHFALKYGNAQSGSLTTTYSGGEPTTSGYSPMHQEGAIVLGTGGDNSNGSIGSFFEGVMTSGIPTDAADNSVQANIVSVGYGGSTGSTGSLTAGSEISLRATTSCCTTDYIRHQNNAAVVSAITSSSSTLDKSDATWIVRRALAAGAGSSCVSFESRNYPGDFLRHYNYQLYRQPMVGTAQFRSDATFCPQTGKSGTGYSFASYNYPTRFIRHYNYNVYIASNGGSNTWDSATSWTDDVSWVVTAPWAP from the coding sequence GTGTTCTTGAAGTTATGGCGCTCGCGATCACAACGCCTCAGAAGAACCGCCCTGTCCGTGCTGTCGGGGTTCGCGACCCTCGCGCTCGCCGTCGGCCTCTCGATCGGCCTCGGCGCGCCGCAGGCCGCGGCCGCCGGCTCGCTCCCCTGCGACCTCTACGCCACCGCGGGCACGCCCTGTGTCGCCGCGCACAGCCTCGTCAGAGCGCTCTACTCGTCGTACAACGGCTCGCTGTACCAAGTGCAGCGCGCCTCCGACAGCGCCACCCTCGACATCGGTCTCCTGGCCGCCGGAGGTTACGCCAACGCCGCGGCGCAGGACTCCTTCTGTACCGGCACCACCTGCATCATCACCAAGATCTACGACCAGTCGTCGCGCCACAACGACCTCACCGTCGAGGGCGCCGGCGGTGCCGGCGCGGCCGATGTCGGCGCGCCCGCGGACGCCCTGCCGGTCACGGCCGGCGGGCACCAGGTCTACGGGCTGGAGATCTCGGCCGGCATGGGCTACCGGGACAACTCGACATCGGGCGTCGCGGTCAACGGGCAGGCCGAGGGGATGTACATGGTGACCTCCGGCACCCATGTGAACGGCAGCTGCTGCTTCGACTACGGCAACGCCGAGACCAACAATCAGGACACCGGCAACGGCCACATGGACGCGATCAACTTCGGTACCGAGTGCTGGTTCTCGCCCTGCTACGGCGGGGGCCCCTGGGTGCAGGCCGACCTGGAGAACGGGCTGTTCCAGTCGGACTCCGGTTACAGCAAGAACTCGTCGAACACCGGCACCGGTGCGATGCCGTTCGTGACCGCGCTGCTGAAGAACAACGGTCAGGACCATTTCGCGCTGAAATACGGCAATGCCCAATCGGGGAGTCTGACGACCACCTATTCCGGGGGTGAACCCACCACCAGTGGTTACTCGCCCATGCATCAGGAGGGCGCGATCGTCCTGGGCACCGGCGGCGACAACAGCAACGGCTCCATCGGCTCCTTCTTCGAGGGCGTCATGACCTCGGGCATCCCGACGGACGCCGCCGACAACTCCGTGCAGGCCAACATCGTCTCCGTCGGCTACGGCGGCTCCACCGGCAGCACCGGCTCACTGACGGCGGGTTCGGAGATCTCGCTGCGCGCGACGACCTCGTGCTGCACGACCGACTACATCCGCCACCAGAACAACGCGGCGGTCGTCTCGGCGATCACGTCCAGCAGCTCGACGCTCGACAAGAGCGACGCCACCTGGATCGTGCGCCGGGCCCTCGCCGCCGGAGCCGGCAGCTCCTGCGTCTCCTTCGAGTCGCGGAACTACCCGGGCGACTTCCTGCGGCACTACAACTACCAGCTCTACCGACAACCCATGGTCGGCACGGCGCAGTTCAGATCCGACGCCACCTTCTGTCCACAGACGGGCAAGAGCGGCACGGGGTACTCGTTCGCGTCGTACAACTATCCGACGAGGTTCATCCGCCACTACAACTACAACGTCTACATAGCGAGTAACGGCGGTTCGAACACCTGGGACAGCGCCACCTCGTGGACGGACGATGTGAGCTGGGTCGTCACCGCGCCCTGGGCGCCTTAG
- a CDS encoding sensor histidine kinase encodes MSWIREVTCQVRQWQTARARWRADMERFKAEQRAARKSGGKMPENPGPPPTGFALLPWLLMGMGAFSNLLQGETPNPWVGGLGLLTFNSLYIYVTFRAFLKQTREARSTRLALVLMGLVTSGLALGYGGSWLYFFPLLGLATGAVLRGPRLGQIGLGVTALAAVVSFYRAGWDAVNVAYGTFLSTMVTAAILSLSEAVRELRAAREELARRAVEKERLRFSRDLHDLLGHTLSVIVVKSEAARRLAHRDLDAALVQVTDIESVGRQALTEIREAVTGYREGSLATELDGARSALSAVGVEPVVRQSGPPLVPQTEALLGWVVREAVTNVVRHSGATRCEITLDGTPDRVRLTITDDGDGNGNGNGDGDGNGDGGGDGAPSASSMSSALGIGGTGLKGLTERLTAAGGSLRAGPSPRGGFTVTAELPVEGQLPAEPAELSVL; translated from the coding sequence ATGTCCTGGATACGAGAGGTCACCTGCCAGGTACGGCAGTGGCAGACGGCGCGGGCACGCTGGAGGGCCGACATGGAGCGCTTCAAGGCCGAGCAGCGGGCCGCCCGCAAAAGCGGCGGGAAGATGCCCGAGAATCCGGGTCCGCCGCCCACCGGTTTCGCGCTGCTGCCGTGGCTGCTGATGGGGATGGGCGCGTTCTCCAACCTCCTCCAGGGCGAGACCCCGAACCCCTGGGTCGGCGGCCTGGGTCTGCTCACCTTCAACTCCCTGTACATCTATGTGACGTTCCGCGCCTTCCTGAAGCAGACGCGCGAGGCCCGCTCCACCCGGCTGGCGCTCGTCCTGATGGGCCTGGTCACCAGCGGGCTGGCCCTCGGGTACGGCGGCAGCTGGCTGTACTTCTTCCCGCTGCTCGGGCTGGCCACCGGGGCCGTGCTGCGGGGCCCGCGGCTCGGTCAGATCGGCCTCGGCGTGACCGCGCTCGCGGCGGTGGTCTCCTTCTACCGGGCAGGCTGGGACGCGGTGAACGTCGCCTACGGCACCTTCCTGTCGACGATGGTGACGGCCGCGATCCTCTCCCTCTCCGAGGCCGTACGCGAACTGCGCGCGGCCCGCGAGGAGTTGGCGCGCCGTGCCGTCGAGAAGGAACGGCTGCGCTTCTCCCGCGATCTGCACGACCTGCTGGGCCACACGCTCTCCGTCATCGTGGTGAAGTCGGAGGCGGCCCGCCGGCTGGCCCACCGTGACCTGGACGCGGCCCTCGTCCAGGTCACGGACATCGAGTCGGTCGGCCGCCAGGCCCTCACGGAGATCCGCGAGGCGGTCACCGGCTACCGCGAGGGCAGCCTCGCCACGGAACTGGACGGCGCCCGTTCGGCGTTGTCGGCGGTGGGCGTCGAGCCGGTCGTACGGCAGTCGGGGCCGCCGCTCGTCCCCCAGACCGAGGCGCTGCTGGGCTGGGTGGTCCGCGAGGCGGTCACCAATGTCGTACGGCACAGTGGCGCGACCCGCTGCGAGATCACGCTGGACGGCACCCCGGACCGCGTCCGTCTGACGATCACGGACGACGGAGACGGGAACGGGAACGGGAACGGGGACGGGGACGGGAACGGAGATGGGGGCGGGGACGGCGCACCCTCCGCGTCGTCCATGTCGTCCGCGCTGGGCATCGGCGGGACGGGCCTGAAGGGCCTGACCGAACGCCTCACGGCGGCGGGCGGGTCCCTGCGGGCCGGCCCGTCGCCGCGCGGCGGCTTCACGGTCACCGCCGAACTCCCCGTGGAGGGTCAACTCCCCGCGGAACCGGCGGAACTGTCGGTCCTCTAA
- a CDS encoding ABC transporter permease — protein sequence MLDYLRLEVRRTLRDTGFVIGGIAMPVMMYLLFTNLGGGDDDGGWKTASMVGMAAYGAVGSALNTGGGVAEDKGIGWLRQLRVTPMTPREVVLGRALTGSVTVLPAIAAVLAAGGLVNGVRLDVWQWAAITVLLWLGSLPFTLLGLGNGYRLTAQTTGVANMVCNLGLSVVGGLWFPLALFPGWLRSLSAYTPTNRFAQLGVSVADGHAPALGAVVVLTAWLLAFGFYAVVSYRRSARTV from the coding sequence ATGCTGGACTATCTGCGGCTCGAAGTGCGCCGGACGCTGCGTGACACCGGCTTCGTGATCGGCGGCATCGCGATGCCGGTGATGATGTACCTCCTCTTCACCAACCTCGGTGGTGGCGACGACGACGGCGGCTGGAAGACCGCCTCGATGGTCGGGATGGCGGCGTACGGAGCGGTCGGCTCGGCGCTCAACACCGGGGGCGGGGTCGCCGAGGACAAGGGGATCGGCTGGCTGCGGCAGCTGCGGGTGACGCCGATGACGCCGCGCGAGGTGGTGCTGGGGCGGGCGCTGACCGGCTCGGTGACCGTACTGCCCGCGATCGCCGCGGTGCTGGCGGCGGGCGGTCTGGTCAACGGCGTGCGCCTGGACGTCTGGCAGTGGGCGGCGATCACGGTGCTGCTGTGGCTCGGCTCCCTCCCCTTCACGCTGCTGGGCCTCGGCAACGGCTACCGGCTGACCGCGCAGACGACGGGGGTCGCGAACATGGTGTGCAACCTGGGGCTTTCGGTGGTGGGCGGCCTGTGGTTCCCGCTCGCCCTGTTCCCCGGCTGGCTGCGCTCCCTGTCGGCGTACACCCCCACGAACCGCTTCGCGCAGCTGGGTGTGTCGGTCGCGGACGGCCACGCTCCGGCGCTCGGCGCGGTGGTGGTGCTTACGGCCTGGCTGCTGGCGTTCGGTTTCTACGCCGTGGTCTCCTACCGTCGGTCCGCACGGACCGTCTGA
- a CDS encoding ABC transporter ATP-binding protein: MTKTTGTPPAVSFTGAVKTFGAVRAVDGIGLEMAVGETVALLGRNGAGKSTAISLLLGLNEPDEGSVALFGGRPEEAVRAGRVGAMLQEARPVPRVTVRELVSFVAGRYPAPLPVAEVLELAGIAELAGRRVDRLSGGQAQRVRFALALAGNPALIVLDEPTAALDVEARHSFWTSMRAYARRGHTVLFSTHYLEEADAHADRIVVIDRGRIVADGTGEQLKRSVGGNLVSFDLAGRGTEGLALLPGVVSVEVRGERARLRTDDSDATVIALAGRGAIRGLEVVPASLDDAFLALTSSVLETV; this comes from the coding sequence ATGACGAAGACGACTGGGACACCGCCCGCCGTGTCCTTCACGGGGGCGGTCAAGACCTTCGGCGCGGTGCGCGCCGTGGACGGCATCGGCCTGGAGATGGCGGTCGGCGAGACGGTGGCGCTGCTCGGCCGCAACGGAGCGGGCAAGTCGACGGCGATCTCCCTGCTCCTCGGCCTGAACGAGCCCGACGAGGGCTCGGTCGCGCTCTTCGGCGGCCGTCCGGAGGAGGCGGTGCGTGCCGGGCGGGTCGGCGCGATGCTCCAGGAGGCGCGGCCGGTGCCCCGCGTCACCGTGCGGGAACTGGTCTCCTTCGTGGCCGGGCGCTACCCGGCGCCGCTGCCGGTGGCCGAGGTGCTGGAGCTCGCGGGCATCGCGGAGCTGGCGGGGCGGCGCGTCGACCGGCTCTCCGGCGGGCAGGCACAGCGGGTGCGGTTCGCCCTCGCGCTGGCCGGGAACCCCGCGCTGATCGTGCTCGACGAGCCGACCGCCGCGCTGGACGTGGAGGCGCGGCACTCCTTCTGGACGTCGATGCGGGCATACGCGCGCCGTGGCCACACGGTGCTCTTCTCCACGCACTACCTGGAGGAGGCCGACGCGCACGCCGACCGGATCGTCGTCATCGACCGCGGCCGGATCGTCGCCGACGGCACCGGCGAGCAGCTCAAGCGGTCGGTGGGCGGCAACCTGGTCTCCTTCGACCTGGCGGGCCGTGGCACGGAGGGCCTCGCGCTGCTGCCCGGCGTGGTGTCGGTGGAGGTGCGCGGGGAGCGGGCCCGGCTGCGTACGGACGACTCGGACGCGACGGTGATCGCGCTGGCCGGGCGCGGAGCGATACGCGGCCTGGAGGTCGTACCGGCCTCCCTGGACGACGCGTTCCTGGCGCTGACCTCATCTGTTCTGGAGACGGTGTGA